In Mytilus edulis chromosome 6, xbMytEdul2.2, whole genome shotgun sequence, the following proteins share a genomic window:
- the LOC139526876 gene encoding uncharacterized protein — translation MASKFPSKCCGICSRRSRSTKSVKYCTDCEDGLCTECLDFHAHIKSFDTHHTIDIDVVEGKPLVVNKFCKVHPDMVLEYFCTDHDTMCCRSCIASDHRSCDKLLPIEVSAKGVKSSTMYEEIAKDVTTLNSAINELQDKQRQGMTNLKASKMAIKEDVKARLQGFIQEIEAALMSEIDKLHTDLSNEANDNLDKISDQRRKIQLVSEQFESVSNHGSESQIFMLINNTKEELNCSANDFQKLLSSQKDVSLSFKESDLLAVLKSFGSVEIKEASIDIKYKPLKIQQAQSIQQQGKRPTQFQLDVKFTVPGANIVGICVTKDNRLFMCNNAGSSLFVMSDKGKSLATIQMGVRQWGIDLEEDSNTAWVTLPYIQSIQTVDMVTMKKGPLITVPSTCYGIAIVDDQIAVGGCGKIYIISKTGDVKKTLDVENYAVYSLSVGQTHQLYYAQADIGSSSLKSVGLDRKFLPISADDTNYVIAVQSDRIGNAYLLECQASNLKLFSFEDNSLKTILTTKDGLQSPYGFTFSKDFSKLFISNHNAGEILVFSCN, via the coding sequence ATGGCTTCAAAATTCCCGAGCAAGTGTTGTGGAATCTGTTCTAGAAGAAGTAGATCCACCAAATCTGTAAAGTATTGTACAGACTGTGAGGACGGGCTCTGTACAGAATGTTTAGATTTTCACGCACACATTAAAAGTTTTGATACTCATCATACAATAGACATTGACGTCGTCGAAGGTAAACCATTGGTTGTCAATAAATTCTGCAAAGTTCACCCAGATATGGTTTTAGAATACTTTTGCACCGATCATGATACAATGTGCTGCCGGTCATGTATAGCTAGTGATCATCGTTCATGTGACAAATTACTACCAATTGAAGTATCTGCAAAGGGAGTCAAAAGTTCAACCATGTATGAAGAAATTGCCAAAGATGTCACCACTCTAAATTCTGCAATAAACGAGCTTCAAGATAAACAGAGACAAGGTATGACAAATCTTAAAGCTAGTAAGATGGCTATTAAGGAAGACGTTAAAGCAAGATTGCAAGGATTCATTCAGGAAATTGAAGCAGCTTTAATGTCTGAAATAGACAAACTCCACACAGACCTCTCAAACGAAGCTAACGACAACCTTGACAAGATATCTGATCAAAGAAGAAAGATACAACTTGTTTCTGAACAGTTTGAATCTGTATCGAACCATGGATCTGAAAGTCAAATATTTATGCTGATAAATAATACCAAAGAAGAACTGAACTGCAGTGCGAATGATTTTCAAAAACTACTGTCGTCTCAAAAAGATGTATCTCTTTCGTTTAAAGAATCTGATTTATTGGCCGTTTTGAAATCATTTGGTTCAGTTGAAATCAAAGAGGCTTCAATTGATATTAAATACAAACCCTTGAAGATACAGCAAGCACAAAGCATCCAGCAACAGGGGAAACGCCCAACACAATTTCAGTTAGATGTGAAATTCACAGTACCTGGTGCAAACATTGTCGGCATATGTGTCACAAAAGACAATAGATTGTTCATGTGCAATAATGCTGGTTCCAGTTTATTTGTTATGTCTGACAAAGGCAAATCATTGGCAACAATTCAAATGGGAGTGAGACAATGGGGGATAGATTTAGAAGAAGACAGCAATACAGCATGGGTCACACTACCATATATACAGTCCATTCAGACAGTAGATATGGTTACAATGAAGAAGGGACCGCTGATAACAGTACCAAGCACTTGTTATGGTATTGCTATAGTTGATGATCAAATCGCTGTTGGTGGTTGTGGAAAGATATACATAATCAGCAAAACTGGTGACGTAAAGAAGACACTTGATGTTGAGAATTATGCAGTTTACTCCTTATCAGTTGGACAAACACATCAACTTTACTATGCTCAGGCTGATATAGGAAGTTCCTCATTAAAAAGCGTTGGATTAGATAGAAAATTTTTGCCAATCTCTGCTGACGATACGAACTACGTGATCGCTGTTCAAAGTGACAGAATAGGAAATGCATATCTTCTAGAATGCCAAGCATCTAATCTTAAGTTGTTTTCATTTGAAGATAACTCTCTTAAAACTATATTAACAACAAAAGATGGACTACAATCTCCCTATGGCTTCACTTTCAGTAAAGATTTTTCTAAGCTTTTCATTTCAAATCACAATGCCGGTGAGATTTTGGTATTTTCGTGTAATTAA